CCGAGGCTATCATAGGTGTATTCAACGTAATTGCCGACGCCGTCCGTTTCCTTCAAAATGTTACCTTTTGTATCATAAGTGTAGGTCGTTGTTATGTTCTCGGGATCGATGACGGCGGTAAGGCAACCATACTGGTTGTATTGTTTTTCAACGGTCGAAGTGCCCTGGTTATTCGGAGCGGGGGTATTTCTGAATATTAAGTTACCATTGTCATCATATACGTACGACCAGGATCTTTCCTTTGCGTCTACCATCCATTCAATATAATTGAACGAATTATAGTGAAAATATGCGCTATGGGCTTCTTCGTTGTCCAAAGTTTCAACCAAACCATAGTGATATTTATTCGACCAACCGCAGCCTCTGCCGTGTTCGTCGGTTATCGAATTACGCATATATATATCGTCGAACGAATAATACGTAATTCCGCCGTTGGAATTGGTGATTTTATTAATTTTGCCCTTTTCGTACTCATAAATGTTGGTGCGTCTACGCGCATCCACGACCGTAGTGACGCCTATTTCGAAGAGGTAGTCGTAAGTAGCAGGGTTATCTAGCGCGTCCCTTACCTCAACGCAGACATCGCTAATTCCCGACGGATCCTGTTCGTAGGTATACTCCGTCCTGTGATGCTCGGCATCTTCATAGGCCGTGATATTGTGAATATAATTGGCGTCTTCATATTCGTACGTTTCAGAATAATTTTCAGGGCCAGTAACCAAAGTAAGGTTGCCGTTACCATCATAGCTGTAATTATAAGTCACGTAAAGCGATCCATTTCCGCCGACTACCGTAGCTATCCTTCCGTTACTATACGTAATAAATAGATACCTGCTACTATTATCACATATTCTTAAATGATTCGCATCCGGATAGAGATATATTAAATAGTTGCCGTTAAGATCCTCAATCCTTTTTATCCGATGAGTGGTAGTTTCCGTTACATAATTTTCAAAATAGTATTTCTGCAATCCGTACATTACGGTATAGCGCATCCAGTAATATGTCCCATCCTCGTTCTTTAAGACATATGAACCGTCGCAATCGGGCGAATAATAGAAACCTTCCCCGTCGTACTCATAGCTGAATATCGTACCGTCGGGCGTTGTTACTAAGACATACTGAGGTGTATCGCCATCCGCAGGAATTACTTTCAATTTAACGTCATACGCAAGCGCCCAACCAAAGCCCACCTTCCCATCCACTTCGCTGCTCGACGAATATGTCCTTTTAAGGCTGAGATTGATGCCATGCTTTCTTCCCTTGCAGGGTATAAATATATCTTCTTTCGGTATGATAACCTGGCCGCCGGTTATCGCAATGGGATCAAATACATCGTCGCATTTTTGTCCCCCTTGCGCCACTTCGCCGTTACCCGTGCGTGCCATTCCCATACCGCCATAAGGTTGAGGATTGCGGCCAATACCAGAATCGGAGAGATTGTTCGCCATCAAATAATTACCCGGAATAAGCTGTCCTCCGAGCGCATCTTCGCCGGTACCCATGCGCGTCATTCCCATGCCGCCGTCAGGCTGAGGATTATGTCCGGTGCCTGAATCCGAGAGATTGTTCGCCATCAAATAATCACCCGGAATAATCGGGCCTATCTTTCCGTACTCCAGCGTCCACGACCCGTTCGGATATACACCGGGATCATTTTTCGTGGTCCCGCCTTCTGACGCTCGGCGGTTTCCGCCTTTTATGCTTGCCAATTCGTCGTAAGCGAATTCCTTAATGCTTGGATCTGTCTTTACGGCGATGATCTGTCCCTGCCAGCATCTGT
The DNA window shown above is from Candidatus Omnitrophota bacterium and carries:
- a CDS encoding DUF6531 domain-containing protein; the encoded protein is RCWQGQIIAVKTDPSIKEFAYDELASIKGGNRRASEGGTTKNDPGVYPNGSWTLEYGKIGPIIPGDYLMANNLSDSGTGHNPQPDGGMGMTRMGTGEDALGGQLIPGNYLMANNLSDSGIGRNPQPYGGMGMARTGNGEVAQGGQKCDDVFDPIAITGGQVIIPKEDIFIPCKGRKHGINLSLKRTYSSSSEVDGKVGFGWALAYDVKLKVIPADGDTPQYVLVTTPDGTIFSYEYDGEGFYYSPDCDGSYVLKNEDGTYYWMRYTVMYGLQKYYFENYVTETTTHRIKRIEDLNGNYLIYLYPDANHLRICDNSSRYLFITYSNGRIATVVGGNGSLYVTYNYSYDGNGNLTLVTGPENYSETYEYEDANYIHNITAYEDAEHHRTEYTYEQDPSGISDVCVEVRDALDNPATYDYLFEIGVTTVVDARRRTNIYEYEKGKINKITNSNGGITYYSFDDIYMRNSITDEHGRGCGWSNKYHYGLVETLDNEEAHSAYFHYNSFNYIEWMVDAKERSWSYVYDDNGNLIFRNTPAPNNQGTSTVEKQYNQYGCLTAVIDPENITTTYTYDTKGNILKETDGVGNYVEYTYDSLGRMTSSKYGDLGGYDTATTYEYDGLGRLKKKTYPDSSYEEYTYDKNSNLLNFKDANGHETDYEYNELNQCVKVTDAEQNITEYDYDAFGNMTELTRYVNGNPVTTYYEYDDQYNRLTKVTDPTSEMTEFTYEDSPPLLGDSKNYTTMKKYKPDNSLLSVEIRTFDPMYRIKTVSDGLGNTTTYNYDEVGNLISVADQNTHTTTYTYDPNVNVVLTETDPLNNPTSYTYYKNGKLKTKTDANGNTTTYTYDAAGRLSLVTYEDDSTVEYAYNKYGKVFAMVDSQGTTVYSYNTRTWLTSFDGPNMNDTVSYTYDNVGNRATMSTPAGNFGYAYYANNLPYTLTNPQSQ